From the genome of Sediminibacter sp. Hel_I_10:
TAAGCCACTGATATCAAAGTTCTTGATTAGCCCTGCAGCCGCTTGGTTCCAACGTCTATCCTCAAACTTATCCCAGGCTTTACCTGAGCCTAAAAAATGCGTTTTACTGTGCATATCCTTAAGGTTTTTTCGATCGCCTGTAACTAAAGGCGAGTCGCCCTCTGGCTCTTTAAGCAGCTTCTCAATCATCTTGTCAGACTTTTTGATATGCTCGGTCAATCCGGTTAAAATTTCTTTCATCTCTGGGGTTTTGGCTTTTTTAGGATCTTCCAAAGCTTCCTCGGCATCTTCTTGAGATAAGCCGTGTGCTTTTAGCAAATCCATAGCCTCTTTTTTAAGGTCCACGAGCTGTTGATCTTCAACATCATCGTTTTGTCCTTTAGCTAAATCTTCTAGCTCTTTGTTCATTGCATCTACAACATCACTAAGCTTTACTTTTTCGCCTAATGCATCCTGTAACTGCTGCTGTTGCTGTTCGGTCAGGTTAATCTTTCCATCTTCGATCAAAGAGTCCGATTTAAACATAGCGGACATAATTTGAAAAAGCGCGAAAGCTCCTTTAAATGGGTTTTTCATTTTCTTTGGGTTTAATTATTACGGGTTAAATTGTATGCTTCTGCAAGAGCTTTGGCTACTTGCATTGCCTCTTTCATAGAGCCAACTCTATTGATCATGTTTAATCGCACAGCTTCCTCTGCGCCGAAGGTTCTGCCCGTTAATACGCCTTCCTCTTCTAATAGATTAGGATGTGCTGTTTTAACGGCTGCCTGAAATTTTTGAGCCATAGGGCTTAAATGCATATCTCTAAGCATTTGTTTTCCCTTTTCTTCATCTTCCTGAATGGCACGCCATATTTCATTTTTATGTGAAGACTCTTCCGGATAGACCTCATGAACTTTTACGCCCATTTCCTCGTAGTATTTTGTAGCGTCCATCCATGAGCTTACAACGCCAATACTTCCAAAGCGTGCTGATATATCATTATCGGCCATTTGAACATCTGCAATAGCATCTGGTATCCATCTGTGTAAAGACAAAGAGGCATCACAAATAGCCACAACTGGCTTTTTCTTACGTTTAGCAAAATCTATAAAAGGCGAAATAGCAGAAACAGCGCCTCCAGGACCATCTATATAAATAACAATAGCTGCTACGTTCTGTAAATTGTTTACAAAATCAAGTTGTGCAATAACTTCATTAGCCCCAAGCATCCACCAATTGCCATATTTCATCATAGGGCCAACACAGTTAATCTGTGCAATAGATCCTTCAGGAATTTCAGATACAGATCTTGGAGCAATGCGATTGTAATTATCGTCATAAAAAGAGAGAAGGCTTTCAGAGCGGTCAGTTTCTTTGCTTTCTGAAGCGTTATTTTGGGTCACTGTTTTGAAAAAATGACCTAATTGTAGGAGACCACTATGGCTAATAAGCCAATGGCCAGTCAAAATCTCATTTAAAACAGTGCGGTTATCCAGTAGTTTTACGGAAAACTTATTCATTTGGGTTGCTTTTGAACAAAAAAACAACTTGTAGGCATTTCTTACCGTGACATGGTTTTTAAGTATTTTCTTAAATTATTTAAAAAAATTATATCATTTATGATATAATTTAAAATAAAAGATGTATATTTGAATATCGAAAGCAATAAAGCTGGAAAACTAAAAGTCTCGCGCAGGACATTAAAATCGGCAAAATCATTATGACAACTTTATCAACTACAGTATTTAAAATCAACGGCCAATTCGACATCTACGCTTCTGAAAATACGGTGAGATATCAAAATTACTCTGATCTTGCAGAGGAAATGGGCTTAAATTGGAAAGAAATGTCAAAAAGAGCTCGTTCTAACTTTAGAAGAAAAAATCAAGAGAACATTAAGCCTATTGCTACCAATATTGAAGCTTTTCACATTACCGCAGAAGTTCCACAAATATTTGATGAACATCAGTTAAAGGAGGCTACTATACATCACCTTATTTTCCCGTCATCAAACACTATTTTTCTTAAATGCAAAAATGGAAAAACCGGTTACTCTACCTCTAATTTTTCAATAACAAAATAATGAACAACCAAGAAAACACAAACGAGCAGCAATGGAAGCTGCTCGTTCTTCTTTTAAAAGAAATAGCAATTGATAAACACGGCACAGGCTGGCAAACTCATTTAGCAGACAAAACTAAATTTGCACAAAGCAATATTAGTAGAATGTTCGGGCTAAAATACACGCCCTCTCTAAAAAATTACCTCATTATAGCCAAGGCTTTAGATGTCAATTTTTTCTTTGAGTCTAAAGATAGCGACACAGATCTAAACCAATGTTTTGAACGCGCCATGGAAGCGCTGGGGAGAAGGCCCGATAAATTGCCCAAAAACTAAGGCAAAAAACCAACCCGCTTCCGGAGGACCATGTAAGTGGCAATTATCAAAAGCAGTATCCAAAACCACGTCGGGATCCTGCTTATCCAGGTATTGGTTTCCCTAGAATTTAATTCTTGATCAATTTTTAATTGTTCTCCAGTACTCAAGCTATCCGCTTTTTTAATATTCTGATCAACAGCTTCTATCTCATTTTCTTCAGAAACTTTACTAGACTTAGAGTTTGAAATCTTTAAATTCTTAACGCCTGTAAACGTTTTTTTATAGCCGTTTTCAGTTTTTTCGGTTAAAACGGTAACATTGCTCGTGCTGTCTGCCTCAATTTCTACGATTTCATTCTCAAGGAGCTCAATGCTTTTTACCTTTTTTGCGCTCTTTTTTTTGAAATTAATTTCTTCAGAAGAAACCCTGGTTTTAAAAGCCTCCGATTTTAAAGTGCTTACGATCGACTGGCGCTCGACCGTTTTCTTTTTGACAGAGCAGCTGCTCATTAAGGCTAATATTACTAATACTAAAAGTTGAGTTTTCATATCTATATAATTAATTCTTGATTTGAAAATGCATCCAATCGTAATCTTTCTCAACTCCAAGACTGATAAAGCCATGTTTATAAAAAATATCGATCATGGGCTTGTATTCTGGCCTCGCAAATCTTGCTGTTCTCTTAGATTCTCTTAATTCATTACGTGCAGGATCTAAATCTATAGCAATACCCCAAGCGTGAGTAGACCAAGAGGAACCACCTCTCATTCTGCGATAATTAAAACATCCACCAAAAAGATCAATACCTAATCTTTTTATTTCTGCGAGACCATAATATTGGAGCAGATCTTCAAATACTGCAGTAAATTTATCTGCTAATAATTTATGACAACTCATCCTGGTCACAGTTACTTCCAAATCCCAAGCTAAACGCATAGGGTAAGGTAATTGTATCACCGTTAAATAGCCTTTTCCTGTCTCATTTGGCCTTCCGTATTTTGCAATAATTTGGTTTGTTGTCATCCTAATATATCTTTATTTGTGTTAGAATCTGCTGCTTGATTATTATCTCTTATTTTATCCCATACTGTCAGTGCACTTGTACCCCCGGAGAGCATTAAAAAGCCATAAAATACTTGTATAGCATATTGATTAACTGGCCTTTCTGTGAAGTAGTGAATCATTACTATCCAAAGACCAACAATTACAGCCATTACAAAAGAGAAAAACATGGTTAAGGACTTCCTGCTCCATTTACCGTGATGGTTCTTGAGCGTATCATTTATGATTTGGTTTAAAAAATTCATGTTATCGTAGGTTTTTTATTCGCGTCGTTTTACAAATCTTTTAAAGTCCTGAACGAGCTTTAGGGCATTAAATGACTCATCATTGGTTAGTGGCTTATCAAAGCTGAAACTGACAAAATACCACTCCTTACTGCTGTATTTAACACAGGACCATGCTAAGGATTTGGTACCCAACATCCTCATGCGCTCTTTAGAATCGCCGTAGTTGATCATTGGCCACTTCGTAACATCATCAATTGCGGCATACTCATTGTTCTTTACCATTTTTGCCAGATAAAAATAGCCGCCATGTAGCTTGGTAGATTCCTGGTAATCAAATTCAATATCACGACTACTAGAGATCATTACCAAAAAATAGGGACGATCGGTATCTCCCTCTCTAATGATTTCGCCTTGGTTATGAAGCTTCCAATATGTAACGTGGTTGCAGTTTGGGATTTGATACTTGAGCCTTAGGCACTCCTCTTTAATTTCGGCAGCTCTTGCCTGAGCGGATGAATCTCGCATTTTTTGGAGGAAATCTTCATTTTCTAAAACAATTTCACCCTGCTCCCTGTTTAATTTTTGCACTGCAGGGATGTCTATTTTTTGATCTCTAATTTCATGAAGTTCTTGACTAAGAAAATTGAACTGCTTAAGAAAAATGAAAACAATTACTGCTATTAATATAATATAGAAGGCATTGGCTTTATCTCTTGTAGAGATGTCTTTAAAAAAGCCGAGAAAGCTTTCTGTTACTTTTCCGAAGTCCATGTAATGAGTAGGTATTAGGTTAATTTGGGTTTCAAGTCGAGGGATTTGAATGGATTAACTAATCAATATCTACTGTTTATGAATTAAAAAAGGAGCGGGTCCCAGTTGGCACTTAACCGCTTAAAGAAAAAGCCAACACCGCTCCTTTTATTTATGTTTATTGTTACGCAACCATTTCACTAAACGGCTTTTAAATATCTCCAGCATCACCGCGTGATATTTGGTCATCTCCAAATCGTCATATTTTTCACTTACCTCATGTGCTGCAGCAGCATCAACTATGCAGAGATGAAACGCCATAAACCGCTGAAGCCAATCACTGCGCCATACTTTTTTAGTATTATTGAGATGGTCAGCATATTCGGCTGTGGCTTTTTCGTCTTGGGTCATGATCTATGGCATACAATAAGGGAATTCAAACTTAACCCTTAGACCATTTTTTTACCGTGACATGGTTTTAAAGAGAATTGAAATATTTGGCGCGATTGCCAGTTTGGTTTTGAATCTTATGAAGTGAGTGATTCTTTTGTATCGCCCTGTAGTAGCGGCGTATTAATGCCATAGGATCGGTTTCGGTTTCGTAAAGATCATGTTCTACCATAAATTTGTCTACGCCTTCATGCACCAAACTTTTTGAAGGATTACTATTTTTAGAATAGCCTTTTACAAACTCAACCAAGGCCGTATCGTAGATACTGTCTAAATAATTATTGATGACGATCACATCTTCCGGCAAGAGCTGCAGCACCGATATTGAGGTTTGGTATTTTTCATGAAATTCCCCAGAGGCTTCCTGGTTCTCAATGATTTTTAAAAACAAACTGTAGCCAGTTACTTTTTCAATATTGGCCAGCTTCGCTTTTGTCTTAAAGACCGTAATGAGCTGTCCAAGAACTGAAGATTTTACCACCTTGGCCAACTTTACCTTTTTGTCTTCATAAACTGCGTGATCATCTGCGTATAGCTCCTTGTACAGAAACGATACTAAATGCGGACGAATGTTGCAGGTTATGAGTTCTTGGGGCATGGGTTAAATATTTTATTTTATTGCTTTTATCATACCAAATGTTCATTTTCAGTTAATAGTCTTGTTGTTATTGCTATAATTTCTGAAGAAGAAAGTTTTTTTCTAAAAATAGCTTCTAAGTTTATAAACCCGTTTAAACTAAAATTTGTCAATGTTGCAAATTTTCCGAAATTTAATGCTGCCCCTGTATTACTCATAGCCACATAATTTCCTGTTTCTAAACCAGTTCCTAAAATTTCAGAAGCATTAGAGTAAACTTTTAAGCCCGTAATAGATCCTGAGCCATCATAAGTAAACGCCAAAACATACCATGTGTCAACTATAGGCGTAAATGAAACAGTATAATCAATTCTGTTTGAAAAATTACCTCCAGAAACAACTCTAAATAACAATGTGTTGTTAGTATAAAAACCCTCGTACTCCCTATCTGATAATGATTTAGAAAAAAGAATACTATTGCTTACTTGCGTAAATTTCACTAGTACTACAAAAGAGAAAGGCTGATCTACGGTTGCATTTCCAAAAGTTAAACTATTAGCATCTGGAACACTGATTACACTTGTATTTCCAGCTGTAAAATTAGCGCAATTACCTATTAATCCAGCAGTATAAGAAATTGCAGTATCTGCACCGTTATTACCATTAACTATATCCTTAGAATTTCCGTTAAAATTCCAATAATTGTAAATTGCTCCAGCTTCATAGTTTTCATTCGCATTAGTTATTGCTGTTAATGGAATTGAAAAACTTTCTGAAACATTACCCATAACATCAACAGCAATAACCTTTACTGTATAACTGGTTGATGGGGTTAAATTATTTATAAAAACACTATTAGTTTCAGTAATATTGTAATAATTTCCGTTTACAAATACGACATAAATATCTATGTCATTTATATGTAAATTAGCATCCCAATTTATTTTCAATGCAGTTGCAAAAGCTTCCTCTATGGCAAGATTATTAACTACAGAAGGAGAAGTAAATTCATTTGAATATCTAATGTTCCTTACCGATAAAGCTGTAATTATATCTTGATCTGGAGACCCCGCATTGTTTGTTTGGTTGTTTAAATTAGTGTATAGATATTTTAATCTGGTATTTGTAAAACAATTATCATTTGCAGAACTTAATCCAATTGGCGTAAGTATAGGAAAAGAAACAACATCTATGGTTCTCACATTTCCTGCATTTTGTAAAAAAACTTGATTCGCAATAGAGGTAATGCTTGGAAACAATGCCAATTTGAGATTATTTGTAATAGAAAAAGCCTGAGAACCTAAAGAAGTCACCTTTCCTTGAAGATCTAAATAATAAGTTAGTGGGTTGCTACCAAATCCAACTGTGTTTATAGTGTAATTTACACCTATATAACAACTCATATTATTATTAGCATCTATCGTTAAATTTTTAATGTCGTCAATAGATAGACTTGTAGATGAAGCTAAGGAAGCGGCAGAAATACCAGTACCACCAATAAATGTATTGGGTTCAATGTCATTAACCTGAGAAGCTATATGGTGCATTACATTACTCATACAGTCAATGGTGTATTAGAAATGTTACATCTAAATTTTAAGGTACTGCCAGCTTTCCAATAGCGTATGGCATAAAATGCACGCTGTGTTTGGTCCCGCTCACCAACGGTATTAGTGACGTTTAGCGTTCCATCTTCAGTAATCGTAAAGTTTCCGGTAACGTAAAGGCCAACGTCATCGTAACGGTTATCTCCTAAAGTTGGAGGTGTAAATGTTAGAGATCCGTTAGCTGTGAAATTTACGTCTGCATGGCCATAAGTGTTAAAGTCAATAGTTACTGCTCCAGAGGCATTGTTGTTTGTAAAGGATAACTTTTCTTCTGGGACAGTATTATTAACTGGCTCAGACGAGCTGGCCACCAAATCAAAATCGGTACCATCTACAGCAGTATTTCCAGATCCAAGAATTATAGGCAGATTTCCTGTGTATTTATAGGTTTGAGAGTCTCCGTTTCTAACGCAGGTAAAATAGTATTCTGTACCATCATCTGCGAGATTCTCCCAACTTACAGTTTCAGGATC
Proteins encoded in this window:
- a CDS encoding S49 family peptidase → MNKFSVKLLDNRTVLNEILTGHWLISHSGLLQLGHFFKTVTQNNASESKETDRSESLLSFYDDNYNRIAPRSVSEIPEGSIAQINCVGPMMKYGNWWMLGANEVIAQLDFVNNLQNVAAIVIYIDGPGGAVSAISPFIDFAKRKKKPVVAICDASLSLHRWIPDAIADVQMADNDISARFGSIGVVSSWMDATKYYEEMGVKVHEVYPEESSHKNEIWRAIQEDEEKGKQMLRDMHLSPMAQKFQAAVKTAHPNLLEEEGVLTGRTFGAEEAVRLNMINRVGSMKEAMQVAKALAEAYNLTRNN
- a CDS encoding M15 family metallopeptidase, producing the protein MTTNQIIAKYGRPNETGKGYLTVIQLPYPMRLAWDLEVTVTRMSCHKLLADKFTAVFEDLLQYYGLAEIKRLGIDLFGGCFNYRRMRGGSSWSTHAWGIAIDLDPARNELRESKRTARFARPEYKPMIDIFYKHGFISLGVEKDYDWMHFQIKN
- a CDS encoding LamG-like jellyroll fold domain-containing protein, which produces MSNVMHHIASQVNDIEPNTFIGGTGISAASLASSTSLSIDDIKNLTIDANNNMSCYIGVNYTINTVGFGSNPLTYYLDLQGKVTSLGSQAFSITNNLKLALFPSITSIANQVFLQNAGNVRTIDVVSFPILTPIGLSSANDNCFTNTRLKYLYTNLNNQTNNAGSPDQDIITALSVRNIRYSNEFTSPSVVNNLAIEEAFATALKINWDANLHINDIDIYVVFVNGNYYNITETNSVFINNLTPSTSYTVKVIAVDVMGNVSESFSIPLTAITNANENYEAGAIYNYWNFNGNSKDIVNGNNGADTAISYTAGLIGNCANFTAGNTSVISVPDANSLTFGNATVDQPFSFVVLVKFTQVSNSILFSKSLSDREYEGFYTNNTLLFRVVSGGNFSNRIDYTVSFTPIVDTWYVLAFTYDGSGSITGLKVYSNASEILGTGLETGNYVAMSNTGAALNFGKFATLTNFSLNGFINLEAIFRKKLSSSEIIAITTRLLTENEHLV
- a CDS encoding helix-turn-helix transcriptional regulator; this translates as MNNQENTNEQQWKLLVLLLKEIAIDKHGTGWQTHLADKTKFAQSNISRMFGLKYTPSLKNYLIIAKALDVNFFFESKDSDTDLNQCFERAMEALGRRPDKLPKN